TGTCCCGATGGGTTGACACTGAGTTTTACCTGAGCAAAATATTGTAACGAAAAAGGAAAATCTATATCATTCTGCAAAACGGCATATTGTGCTGTTTCTGGGATTTCCAAAGATTTTTCCAGCCAGGGAATAAAATACCGGTGCAAACACATAAATACAGAAACCGGATTCCCCGGAAATGCAAAAACCAATTTTTCGTTTTGGCTTTTTCCGAACCAGAATGGTTTTCCCGGTCTTTGTTTTATTTTGTGAAAAAGCTTTTCTACTCCCAGCTCTTCGCAGGCTTTTGGCAGATAATCGAATTTCCCCATAGAAACCCCTCCACTCATCAGCATAATATCACATTCATCAATACATCGGGAAAGCTCATTTTTTATGAATTGAAAATCATCATTCCAATGAAGGCAATCTGCATAGATCTTATATTTTTCTAGAACGGATTTTATGGTAATTCCGTTGGAACGTCTTAGCTGGAATGGGGTAGGAACGTCTTCAGCGGATATCATCTCATCTCCGGTGGAAATAATAATAACTTTGGGAAGTTTTTTTACGTTTAAAATTGTTTTTCCGACCGACGAAGCAATTCCGAGAATAGATGGAGTAACGACCTGATTGGCTTTTACTAATATTTCCCCTGTTTTTTTATCTTTTCCTTTCCAATGGATGTTTTGCTCTTTTTTAATAATGATATTGATAGTTGCAACTCCATTTTCAATTATCAGATCTTCGTAACGAATAACCGTATTTACTGAATTATCTAAAGCGGCTCCGGTCATGATTTCTATGCATTCGTCTTCTGAATCAATAGAAATGGGCGGTTCGCCTGCGGATTGTATTGCTTTAATTTTAAATGTACGAAAACTGTTTTCATAAGCATTAAAATTAATGGCAATTCCATCTACCATAGATCTGTCAAAAGGAGGTAAATCACAATCTGCCACAATATTTTCAGCTAAAATTCTTCCTAGAGCATTTTCATAGAAAATCTCTTCTGTTCCGAAGCTTTTGATTTGAGAAAATAGGATTTCTTCTGCCTGTTGTACGCTAATCATTTCCATAATTATCCTCCTATTGTTGCCATTGACTGATGGATTTGTGATGCGGTCAAGCTCGATTTTTGAGCTTCCCATCCGTCTTTTGGTTTGTTCTGTACGCTGTTGATGATGATATTTTTCAGCTCTTCATTCGTTTTTCCCATACGGATTTCATCTTTTAGGTTTACGCCGGTTCCTTCATACAGACAGGTTTTCAAAATTCCGCTGGGTGTTAAGCGAAGGCGGTTGCACGTTCCGCAAAAGGAACGTGTATAAGCTGCGATAATTCCAATATTTCCGCTGAAACCCGGAATGTTGTAATTGTATGATGTAGAATTTTTGGGATCTTCTATCTTTTGAATTTCAGGAAAATGAGCTTTGATGTGATTTAAAATCTGAACAAAATTCCATTTTAAAGAAAGAGAGTGTGTGCCGCCATTAAAAGGCATTTCTTCAATAAAACGCACATCAATGGGACGTTCTTTAGTCAGTTTTATCAACGGAATAATATCATCAATATTTTGATCTTCCATTACCACGGTATTTATCTTTACTGCGATGTTGTGTTGCAATAAGCTGTCTAAAGTTTTCATCACTTTATCAAAGCTTTTTCTACGGGTAATTTTGAAAAACCGTTCTTCGTCTAAAGTATCCAAACTCAAATTGATGGATTTTATTCCAAACTTTTTAAGTTGTGGAATATATTGTTCGGTAAGAAGCCCGTTGGTTGTTATACTGAGGTCAGTAAGTCCGTCTAATTGTGATATATTTTGAAGGAGTTCAATACTGTTTTTTCGGACAAAAGGCTCTCCTCCTGTTATCCTGATTTTATTTACTCCCATTTCCGTAAATATTGTACAGATTCTAAGCATTTCTTCATCAGTAATTAATTCCTTTTGGTTAATCCAGGCAAGACCTTTTTCCGGCATACAATAAGTACAACGGAGATTACATCGGTCTACGATAGCAAGCCGGAGATAATTGATGTTCCTTCCAAATTGATCTGTCAACATTTTAATATAATCAGTAGTATTACAAATATACTGATTTGTTTTCTGTACTGATGATCAATTTTAAAATCTCATTTCGAATTTTTAATCATTAGTAACTAGGATTATGTTATTGAACGATTATAATTTTTATGCATTCATTGTTCAACCCAATACAATTTTA
The Chryseobacterium sp. W4I1 DNA segment above includes these coding regions:
- a CDS encoding molybdopterin molybdotransferase MoeA yields the protein MEMISVQQAEEILFSQIKSFGTEEIFYENALGRILAENIVADCDLPPFDRSMVDGIAINFNAYENSFRTFKIKAIQSAGEPPISIDSEDECIEIMTGAALDNSVNTVIRYEDLIIENGVATINIIIKKEQNIHWKGKDKKTGEILVKANQVVTPSILGIASSVGKTILNVKKLPKVIIISTGDEMISAEDVPTPFQLRRSNGITIKSVLEKYKIYADCLHWNDDFQFIKNELSRCIDECDIMLMSGGVSMGKFDYLPKACEELGVEKLFHKIKQRPGKPFWFGKSQNEKLVFAFPGNPVSVFMCLHRYFIPWLEKSLEIPETAQYAVLQNDIDFPFSLQYFAQVKLSVNPSGQLIAESVNTNGSGDFSHLAETNAFIELPLEKTEFKKGEVYKIWKYNF
- the moaA gene encoding GTP 3',8-cyclase MoaA; protein product: MLTDQFGRNINYLRLAIVDRCNLRCTYCMPEKGLAWINQKELITDEEMLRICTIFTEMGVNKIRITGGEPFVRKNSIELLQNISQLDGLTDLSITTNGLLTEQYIPQLKKFGIKSINLSLDTLDEERFFKITRRKSFDKVMKTLDSLLQHNIAVKINTVVMEDQNIDDIIPLIKLTKERPIDVRFIEEMPFNGGTHSLSLKWNFVQILNHIKAHFPEIQKIEDPKNSTSYNYNIPGFSGNIGIIAAYTRSFCGTCNRLRLTPSGILKTCLYEGTGVNLKDEIRMGKTNEELKNIIINSVQNKPKDGWEAQKSSLTASQIHQSMATIGG